A window of Methanobacterium veterum contains these coding sequences:
- a CDS encoding formate--phosphoribosylaminoimidazolecarboxamide ligase, with protein sequence MSLVDRQKILDILNKYDKKDITIATLGSHTSLHILKGAKEEGFRTAVVCEKGREVPYQRFGVADEFILVDKFSDIVNEDVQQKLRDLNCIIVPHGSFIAYAGLDRVESEFYVPMFGNRSILRWEAERDLERKLLLASDIRIPKKFESSADIDRTVMVKFPGARGGKGYFVAASPEEFDKKIINMIDREWITEDDIEKAHIEEYVSGCNYCIHFFYSALKDEVEVLGMDSRFESNIDGVTRIPAKDQLELALDPSYVITGNHPVVIRESLLPQVFDIGDNLVEAAKELVKPGMNGPFCLQTLCTDNLEIVVFEMSARIDGGTNTFMHASAYSYIMFGEFMSMGRRIAREIKNAVEEDKLEVVIT encoded by the coding sequence ATGAGTTTAGTAGATAGACAGAAAATCCTTGATATCTTAAATAAATATGATAAAAAAGACATAACCATTGCAACATTAGGAAGTCATACATCTTTACATATACTAAAAGGAGCAAAAGAAGAAGGTTTCAGGACAGCTGTAGTGTGCGAAAAAGGACGTGAAGTACCATACCAGCGTTTCGGAGTTGCTGATGAATTTATACTTGTTGATAAATTCAGCGATATAGTAAATGAAGATGTACAACAAAAATTACGCGATTTAAACTGTATTATTGTCCCACATGGTTCTTTTATAGCCTATGCAGGACTTGATCGTGTTGAAAGTGAATTTTATGTTCCAATGTTTGGGAACAGGTCCATCTTAAGATGGGAAGCTGAAAGAGACCTTGAAAGGAAACTTCTTCTGGCATCAGACATAAGGATACCTAAAAAATTCGAAAGCAGTGCAGACATTGACAGGACTGTAATGGTAAAATTCCCAGGTGCAAGGGGCGGAAAAGGATATTTCGTGGCAGCATCGCCTGAAGAATTCGATAAAAAAATTATCAACATGATCGACAGGGAATGGATTACAGAAGATGATATAGAAAAGGCACACATCGAAGAATACGTTTCCGGATGTAATTATTGTATTCACTTCTTCTATTCTGCATTAAAAGATGAAGTCGAAGTTTTAGGTATGGACAGCAGATTTGAATCCAATATCGACGGTGTAACAAGAATTCCAGCTAAAGATCAGCTTGAGCTTGCACTGGATCCATCTTATGTCATAACAGGTAACCACCCTGTGGTTATACGGGAATCATTACTCCCACAGGTATTCGATATTGGTGACAACCTTGTTGAAGCCGCTAAAGAATTAGTAAAACCTGGAATGAACGGTCCATTCTGTTTACAGACTTTGTGTACTGATAACCTTGAAATCGTTGTGTTCGAAATGAGTGCAAGGATAGATGGTGGAACAAACACATTCATGCATGCTTCTGCTTACAGTTACATCATGTTCGGTGAATTCATGAGTATGGGGCGCAGAATAGCACGTGAAATTAAAAACGCGGTAGAAGAAGATAAGTTAGAAGTAGTCATCACCTGA
- a CDS encoding TetR/AcrR family transcriptional regulator, with protein MTDETKQKILDAALKLFSKRGYAGATTRIIAAEAGFTEMTLYTKFKTKQNLFNQVMIYGMEKLNKDASSLIFVDKEFEDPKDFLETCVKNLDKFFWNNFEFFNLGFNQDRKVTGPIWKESTEGFSKYIEKHIPNQKIDYMVFTLSIFSFVYMSNLGRYQGGHNPLRDQILERFIYNLTLCIE; from the coding sequence ATGACTGATGAAACTAAACAGAAAATCTTAGATGCTGCATTAAAATTGTTTAGTAAAAGGGGATACGCCGGTGCCACTACTAGAATTATAGCAGCTGAAGCCGGTTTTACTGAGATGACTTTATATACCAAGTTTAAAACTAAACAGAATCTTTTTAATCAGGTTATGATTTACGGCATGGAAAAATTGAATAAAGATGCATCTTCACTTATTTTTGTTGATAAAGAGTTTGAAGACCCCAAGGACTTTTTAGAAACATGTGTTAAAAACCTGGATAAGTTTTTCTGGAATAATTTTGAGTTCTTCAATTTAGGGTTTAACCAGGATAGAAAAGTAACTGGGCCAATCTGGAAAGAGAGCACAGAAGGTTTCAGTAAATACATTGAAAAGCATATTCCCAACCAGAAAATAGATTATATGGTTTTTACACTTTCTATATTCTCCTTTGTATACATGTCGAACCTTGGAAGGTACCAGGGTGGCCATAATCCCCTTCGTGATCAGATTTTAGAAAGATTTATTTATAATCTTACGCTTTGCATTGAGTAA
- a CDS encoding Ig-like domain-containing protein, whose translation MKKIKKQVILLTLTLILILLACNAVSAADNSNNTTQSNNSSTQLSAANSTAAAMNNVPSKVVISGKVLKCSDGTPFSGVTVTASKGGTKLASTTTGSDGTYTLSFFSSNNVFTVTASYPGHISSSKNIAVASGADDTSYGAANFKLGMNDVYVSTTGKDADGRGSFSKPVQTIKYALDLVNDGGTIHLASGTYAGTGNYHIYITKKVTIKGDTGNADDVIINSWWHWLINVGGRANLTLNDLKIFQAGGSGGDGAIYSYGTLYLNNCQFINNAARNGGAIYNTGGTCTATGCTFTGNNATTGGAIYNNGGICIINGCTFTGNNANITITEGDGAAIYNTGTLTATFSTFEDNTAESGAIWSSGTSTIAGCTFTNNHATNIGGAIENYGTMAIDLSTFAGNTANSAGAISNYGSLTINNSTFTRNTAAKGGAISQRDDGKSGSNNALNITGSVFTGNTATTKGSAIYCGNNAGTCNIHFNCIYGNTGTNDIYSDSTIDAINNWWGTNFSGTSPVNANRVNSNVVADPWIVLTLTSRDNLVDIGGITTVKVNLKYNSAGIDVSSLGTVPDEDVVFTFDSLGSVSPTSGTISKNLNATTTFTAGSTAGNSVVSAAVNGHTVTTTIKIKDLTNVYVNPNTGNDSTGDGSPTSPLQSLAKAISEVRAGGTVHVAKGTYSGANNRGIRIDKDVTIIGESQNNTIIDAQGQNSTFFVGYDFTVTIKNLMFSNGNATSSGNGGAIVSSGTLNLNNCTFINNTAEIHGGAIYTDHPLNISGCIFTGNTAAYSGAIGCISNDGTYTVTVHFSSFVNNTATKTGNAICCYNYGSANAENNWWGSNNPTFSSLVGGNVDYSPWMVLNITSNTATVKKGGTAAITVNMLYDSDGNYHGPASGHVPDGAAVSFTGTRGILNPTDSTLIDGQAASVFTANAAGTAVIYAAVDHETVQTPITIAKVNTNLVVGNAAGVNGKTVNLTATLTDENGNPVDGEIVNFNVNGNTHSATTDLSGVATWSYGISETAGVYTVSANFAGDDNYMLSSGTGTLTVNLKDTILVVGNVAGVNGKTANLTATLNYENGNPLSGKTVTFNVNGNAYTAMTDVSGVATWSYGISETVGVYIISVSFVDGKIYANSSSTGTLTVNTINTTITVNNATGVNGKTVNLTATLTDADGPVSGESVTFNVNGKDYTVTTDVSGVATWSYPIMETVGVYIISAGFVDGKIYANSSSTGTLTVNTINTTITVNNATGVNGKTVNLIVTLKDENGNPLSGKIVTFNVNGTDYTATTDASGLAALSYKLTKTGVYNIIASFSDGAVYANSTGSGNLTVSPAANLYIKIKASNNNPEVGEKFLLTYKLGNYGPDAAENVTITFKLPEGLDFIKVTADTGNCTYDPATRTVTWTIDSVPVGDPYLYFTVKAAGDGTYKITPDIDSSTYNSGSSEGITINVQSLPSNDNPNISGNYGSSTVKATSTISMQKTGVQLNYLILAIFLVLSGLVPKRK comes from the coding sequence GTGAAAAAGATTAAAAAACAAGTAATTCTATTGACTTTAACATTAATACTTATTTTGCTTGCATGTAATGCAGTTTCGGCTGCAGATAATTCGAATAATACTACACAATCAAATAACAGTTCTACACAGCTATCTGCCGCTAATTCGACAGCAGCCGCTATGAATAATGTTCCTTCAAAAGTCGTGATTTCAGGTAAAGTGCTTAAATGTTCCGATGGAACCCCATTTTCTGGTGTTACAGTAACAGCTTCTAAAGGTGGAACTAAACTCGCAAGTACAACCACTGGCAGCGACGGGACTTATACTTTAAGTTTCTTCAGCAGTAATAATGTATTCACTGTCACTGCAAGTTATCCTGGCCATATTTCGTCCAGTAAAAATATTGCTGTGGCTTCTGGTGCAGATGATACCAGTTATGGAGCAGCGAATTTCAAGCTGGGAATGAATGATGTTTATGTTTCTACAACTGGAAAGGACGCTGATGGTCGTGGTTCATTTAGTAAACCTGTCCAAACAATAAAATATGCGCTGGACTTGGTTAATGATGGTGGAACGATACATTTGGCGAGTGGAACCTATGCTGGAACGGGTAATTACCATATATACATCACTAAAAAGGTTACAATTAAAGGGGATACTGGGAATGCAGACGACGTCATAATCAATAGTTGGTGGCATTGGCTAATTAATGTTGGGGGTAGGGCTAACCTCACACTAAATGATTTAAAGATATTTCAAGCGGGAGGTTCTGGTGGAGATGGAGCAATATATTCTTATGGTACTCTATATTTAAATAACTGTCAATTCATTAATAACGCCGCACGTAATGGCGGTGCTATCTACAATACTGGGGGTACTTGTACTGCAACTGGTTGTACTTTCACTGGTAACAATGCGACTACTGGTGGTGCTATCTACAATAATGGTGGTATTTGTATTATAAATGGTTGTACTTTCACTGGTAACAATGCGAATATTACAATTACAGAAGGTGATGGGGCTGCTATCTACAATACAGGCACTTTAACCGCTACTTTCAGTACTTTTGAAGATAATACTGCAGAAAGCGGCGCTATATGGAGCAGCGGTACTAGTACTATTGCAGGCTGTACTTTCACAAATAACCATGCAACTAACATTGGCGGCGCTATTGAGAATTATGGGACTATGGCTATTGATCTAAGTACATTTGCAGGTAACACAGCAAATTCTGCAGGTGCAATTTCAAATTACGGCAGTTTGACCATTAATAATAGTACATTTACTCGTAACACTGCAGCGAAAGGTGGTGCTATTTCCCAGAGAGATGATGGAAAATCTGGCTCTAATAATGCATTGAATATAACTGGCAGCGTTTTCACAGGTAACACTGCAACAACTAAAGGCAGTGCTATCTATTGTGGTAATAACGCAGGCACTTGCAACATTCACTTTAACTGTATTTATGGAAATACTGGAACCAATGACATATATTCTGACAGTACAATAGATGCAATTAATAACTGGTGGGGTACTAATTTCAGCGGAACCAGCCCCGTAAATGCAAATAGGGTCAACAGCAATGTTGTTGCTGACCCATGGATTGTGCTTACCCTTACAAGCAGAGATAACTTAGTTGACATTGGGGGGATTACCACTGTAAAAGTTAATTTAAAATACAATTCAGCAGGTATAGATGTTTCTAGTTTAGGTACTGTTCCTGATGAGGATGTTGTGTTTACTTTTGACAGTTTAGGAAGTGTATCTCCAACTAGCGGTACAATTAGTAAGAACTTAAATGCTACAACAACTTTCACTGCGGGTTCAACAGCTGGAAATTCTGTGGTAAGCGCTGCTGTTAACGGGCATACAGTAACTACAACAATTAAAATAAAGGACTTGACCAATGTTTACGTTAATCCAAATACTGGAAATGATTCTACTGGAGACGGCAGTCCTACATCACCATTACAGAGCCTTGCAAAAGCGATTAGTGAAGTCAGGGCAGGTGGTACAGTACATGTTGCAAAAGGAACTTACAGCGGGGCAAACAACAGGGGCATAAGAATTGATAAGGATGTTACTATCATTGGTGAAAGCCAGAATAATACTATAATTGATGCTCAAGGGCAAAATAGTACATTCTTCGTGGGCTATGATTTTACCGTTACAATAAAAAACTTAATGTTTTCAAATGGGAATGCAACTAGTAGTGGTAACGGGGGCGCCATCGTTAGCAGCGGTACTTTGAATCTGAACAACTGTACCTTCATAAACAACACAGCAGAAATTCATGGCGGTGCTATCTACACTGATCATCCTTTGAATATTAGTGGTTGTATTTTTACTGGTAACACTGCAGCTTATAGTGGTGCTATTGGATGCATCAGTAATGATGGTACTTATACAGTTACTGTACATTTCAGTTCTTTTGTAAATAATACAGCAACAAAAACAGGTAATGCTATCTGCTGTTATAATTATGGTTCAGCAAATGCAGAAAATAACTGGTGGGGTTCAAATAATCCGACTTTCAGCAGTCTTGTGGGTGGAAATGTGGATTATTCACCGTGGATGGTGCTGAATATCACTTCAAACACTGCAACCGTCAAAAAAGGAGGCACTGCTGCTATAACGGTGAACATGCTATACGACAGCGATGGAAATTACCATGGCCCTGCTTCAGGCCATGTGCCGGACGGTGCTGCTGTGAGTTTCACAGGGACTCGTGGAATTCTTAACCCAACTGACAGTACGCTGATTGATGGGCAGGCAGCATCGGTATTCACAGCTAATGCTGCAGGTACAGCTGTTATTTATGCGGCAGTTGATCATGAAACCGTTCAAACACCTATAACTATAGCTAAAGTAAATACTAATCTTGTAGTTGGCAATGCTGCTGGTGTCAATGGTAAAACTGTTAATTTAACTGCAACGCTAACTGATGAAAACGGTAATCCTGTAGATGGTGAGATAGTTAATTTCAATGTTAATGGAAATACCCACTCTGCAACAACTGATTTGAGTGGAGTTGCCACTTGGAGTTATGGTATCTCGGAAACTGCGGGAGTTTACACTGTAAGTGCTAATTTTGCAGGGGATGACAATTACATGCTCAGCTCGGGCACTGGAACTTTAACTGTAAACCTTAAAGATACAATATTGGTTGTTGGTAATGTGGCTGGTGTTAATGGTAAGACTGCTAATTTAACAGCAACACTAAACTATGAAAATGGCAATCCATTAAGTGGTAAGACAGTTACTTTCAATGTTAATGGAAATGCTTACACTGCCATGACTGATGTGAGTGGAGTTGCCACTTGGAGTTATGGTATCTCGGAAACTGTGGGAGTTTACATAATATCTGTTAGTTTTGTTGATGGTAAAATTTATGCAAATAGTTCAAGCACTGGAACTTTAACTGTAAACACAATAAACACCACAATTACTGTAAACAACGCAACTGGTGTCAATGGTAAAACTGTTAATTTAACTGCTACATTAACTGATGCAGATGGTCCAGTAAGCGGTGAAAGTGTTACTTTCAATGTTAATGGGAAAGATTACACTGTAACTACTGATGTGAGTGGAGTTGCTACTTGGAGTTATCCTATCATGGAAACTGTGGGAGTTTACATAATATCTGCTGGCTTTGTTGATGGTAAAATTTATGCAAATAGTTCAAGCACTGGAACTTTAACTGTAAACACAATAAACACCACAATTACTGTAAACAACGCAACTGGTGTCAATGGTAAAACTGTTAATTTAATTGTTACACTAAAAGATGAAAACGGCAATCCATTAAGTGGTAAGATAGTTACTTTCAATGTTAATGGAACTGACTACACTGCAACAACTGACGCTAGTGGACTTGCTGCTTTAAGTTATAAACTGACTAAAACTGGAGTTTACAATATAATTGCTAGTTTCTCTGATGGTGCAGTTTATGCAAACAGTACTGGCAGCGGTAATTTAACTGTAAGTCCTGCTGCAAATCTTTATATCAAAATTAAAGCAAGCAATAACAACCCCGAAGTCGGTGAAAAATTCCTGCTCACTTACAAACTTGGTAATTATGGGCCTGATGCTGCAGAAAACGTTACAATAACCTTTAAATTACCTGAAGGTTTGGACTTTATAAAAGTTACTGCAGACACTGGAAACTGTACATATGATCCAGCAACAAGAACAGTAACATGGACAATAGACTCAGTACCTGTTGGAGACCCTTACCTGTACTTTACAGTTAAAGCTGCAGGTGATGGAACTTACAAAATAACACCAGATATTGATTCATCAACCTATAACTCTGGAAGCAGTGAGGGTATAACCATTAACGTGCAATCACTGCCAAGCAACGATAATCCAAACATTTCAGGTAACTATGGTTCCAGTACAGTTAAAGCAACAAGTACAATAAGCATGCAGAAAACAGGTGTGCAGTTAAACTACTTAATACTTGCCATATTCTTGGTTTTAAGTGGTTTAGTGCCAAAAAGAAAATAA
- the psmB gene encoding archaeal proteasome endopeptidase complex subunit beta encodes MNDENKLKGTTTVGLKCKDGVVFATERRATMGNLIAHKGTKKIFKIDDHLGATIAGGVGDAQSLMKYISAEVALYRLRNGARISVESAATLTANILHSSRFYPYYVQTLLGGVDDNGPALFSLDPAGGVIGDNVISTGSGSPFAYGVLEDRYSEDLDVEEGVEVAIRAIQSAMERDAYSGNGILVATVTEEGFKMLPEEEVKSKLRK; translated from the coding sequence ATGAATGATGAAAACAAATTAAAAGGCACTACAACTGTTGGTTTAAAATGTAAAGACGGGGTTGTTTTTGCTACCGAAAGAAGGGCCACAATGGGTAACTTAATAGCTCACAAGGGCACTAAAAAAATTTTTAAAATTGACGATCATTTAGGGGCCACCATAGCCGGAGGCGTAGGTGATGCCCAGAGTTTAATGAAATATATAAGTGCGGAAGTAGCCTTATATAGACTTAGAAACGGCGCAAGAATAAGCGTTGAATCCGCTGCAACTTTAACAGCAAACATATTACATTCATCAAGGTTTTATCCATATTATGTCCAAACTTTACTTGGAGGAGTCGACGATAATGGACCAGCATTATTCTCATTAGACCCTGCAGGTGGAGTAATAGGAGACAATGTTATTTCAACTGGATCAGGTTCACCATTTGCTTATGGGGTTCTTGAAGACAGGTATAGTGAAGATTTAGATGTTGAAGAAGGAGTTGAAGTTGCTATTAGAGCAATACAATCTGCAATGGAAAGAGATGCATATTCAGGTAATGGAATTTTAGTTGCAACTGTAACTGAAGAAGGCTTTAAAATGTTACCTGAAGAAGAGGTAAAAAGTAAATTAAGGAAATAA